In Cervus elaphus chromosome 5, mCerEla1.1, whole genome shotgun sequence, the following proteins share a genomic window:
- the LOC122694236 gene encoding synaptonemal complex protein 2-like, with protein MLGDKRRVFTFPCLSAFLDKYELQIPSDEKLEEFWIDFNLGSQTLSFYIAGDNDDHQWEAVTVPEEKVQIYSIEVRESKKLLTITLKNIVKISKREGKELLLYFDASLEITNVAQKIFGGNKYREFTRKQGISVAKTSVHILFDASGSQILVPESQISPVEEEHNSLKEKADLQEEFTKPSKYIKNSNQRDRKNSQPEIITPSKRKMSEASMIVPGTDRYTVRSPILLVNTSTPRKRRIKPPLQMTSSTEKPGVSKTLEQGVDYAVSLKSRPSEEVKRGDNTDKPIKTAKVVEKTENKDTEFPNQNFSELQEIVLDSQAAGRIDKPVLPGIVDNTGGDKMHSKWACWTPVTNIKLCNNQRASTSSRDTFNQDIVINQKLNKQKSSSSISDDNSEETGKVQYRKEIMQHNRTDEAEADDCIRSRQQPGHATHLEDKSIEDTKQSDWCIESETTFKSVLLNKTVEESVIYKKKYVLSKDVNTNTCDQSPSQKNAKSLRKSGRRLTSEFNSWDLKQKNTREKSKGKGFTDAAESLINQINKRYQPKDSIQSVRKSKESLIDSGFSNKLDLQLGKEKVQKKSYRQLKTTFVNVTSECPLDDVYNFNLSGADEPVIKLGMQEFQATAREACVDSSITLVGLRNHDELEPSLKAKDKRIGSDCKKKNPFSDSDTEYRCDDSKTDISWLREPKSKPLMMDYSRNKNVKKHKNGKKSRPSLERAQPRSKMIPNKIITKKVNETVAYGRTRLPRRAAKTKKNYKDLSNSESEGEQEFSCSFKEKVLVQEKIHSRSKTVKLPKKQQNSFTAKTQEDVSKEWKISSVLKDAGRDNSLDPSPMSLSGSPSSIEVMRCVEKITERDFTQDCDCVAESLSPYPKTSSPESLNSGVGGPIKSSKNSEKNLLCTRESSSIAQSFFLKSHSASPLSTSSEEREKTWYGVPSDSTRMSGCIQHLSCKRMYTEDSLNYSGELEEERANLLPKKLCKSEDADHHTYKVSKSISPLSANDFSIPLENWETEISDVGMMVCEQLNTEFQRKVNIRHKMMDYFTKQTWKTVQQHIKAINQKIQEYRIKKLDKFQFIIMEELENFEKDSQYLKDLEKEFVDFREKVFQQFSAYQKSEQQRLHLLKASLDKNVFYSTDCEENIITSQMGLMKENMKMLQDRLLKEMQEEELLTVRRGLRSLFVAHERNSDV; from the coding sequence ATTCTACATTGCTGGAGACAATGATGATCATCAGTGGGAAGCAGTCACTGTGCCTGAAGAAAAAGTGCAGATATACAGCATTGAAGTGAGAGAATCAAAGAAGCTACTGACTATAACTctgaaaaatatagtaaaaattagtaaaagagaagggaaagaattgCTTTTGTATTTTGATGCATCATTAGAAATCACTAATGTGGCACAAAAAATTTTTGGTGGAAATAAATATAGGGAATTTACCAGAAAACAAGGTATATCCGTTGCCAAAACATCTGTgcatattctttttgatgcaagtGGATCACAGATTCTAGTCCCAGAAAGTCAAATCTCACCAGTTGAAGAAGAACATAatagtttgaaagaaaaagcTGACCTCCAAGAGGAATTTACtaaaccttcaaaatatatcaaaaacaGTAATCAAAGGGATAGAAAAAATAGCCAGCCTGAGATAATTACTCCtagcaaaagaaaaatgtctgaaGCATCAATGATTGTTCCTGGTACAGATAGATACACTGTGAGAAGTCCAATACTTTTAGTCAATACATCAACACCAcgaaaaagaagaattaaaccACCACTGCAAATGACAAGTTCTACAGAAAAACCTGGTGTTTCTAAAACATTGGAACAAGGAGTGGATTATGCTGTATCACTTAAATCTAGACCATCTGAAGAAGTAAAGAGAGGAGATAATACAGACAAACCTATCAAAACTGCTAAAGTtgtagaaaagacagaaaataaggacACTGAATTCCCAAACCAAAATTTTAGTGAACTCCAGGAAATTGTTCTTGATTCACAGGCAGCAGGAAGAATAGATAAACCTGTGTTACCTGGTATTGTAGACAATACCGGTGGAGATAAAATGCACTCCAAATGGGCATGTTGGACACCTGTAACAAATATTAAGCTGTGTAATAACCAAAGAGCAAGTACTTCATCAAGAGACACATTTAATCAAGATATTGTTATCAACCAAAAACTTAATAAACAAAAGTCATCCTCTTCAATATCTGATGATAATTCTGAGGAAACAGGAAAGGTACAGTATAGGAAGGAGATAATGCAACATAATAGAACAGATGAGGCAGAAGCAGATGACTGCATACGAAGCAGACAACAACCAGGTCACGCTACACATTTGGAGGATAAAAGTATTGAAGATACCAAGCAGAGTGATTGGTGTATTGAATCTGAAACTACTTTTAAATCAGTCCTCCTAAATAAGACAGTTGAAGAATCTGTGATCTATAAGAAGAAATATGTGTTGTCAAAAGATGTGAATACTAATACTTGTGATCAAAGCCCTTctcaaaaaaatgcaaagagtcTTAGAAAATCAGGGAGAAGATTGACGTCTGAGTTTAATTCCTGGGATTTGAAACAAAAAAACACGAGAGAAAAGTCAAAAGGGAAAGGATTTACTGATGCAGCAGAATCTTTGATAAATCAAATTAATAAGCGATACCAGCCAAAGGACAGCATACAGTCTGTAAGAAAATCAAAGGAGTCTTTGATTGACAGTGGTTTTTCAAACAAATTAGATCTACAGCTTGGTAAGGAGAAGGTTCAGAAAAAAAGTTATAGACAATTGAAGACTACTTTTGTTAATGTTACTTCAGAATGCCCATTGGATGATGTTTACAATTTTAATTTGAGTGGAGCTGATGAACCTGTTATTAAACTTGGAATGCAAGAATTTCAAGCTACAGCTAGAGAAGCCTGCGTGGATAGTTCAATAACATTGGTAGGTTTAAGGAATCATGATGAACTTGAACCTTCTCtcaaagcaaaagataaaagaattGGATCagattgtaaaaagaaaaatccctttAGTGATAGTGACACAGAATATAGATGTGATGACAGCAAGACTGATATTAGCTGGCTAAGAGAACCAAAATCAAAACCACTGATGATGGACtacagcagaaataaaaatgtgaagaaacataaaaatgggaagaaatcAAGACCATCTTTGGAAAGGGCGCAACCAAGATCTAAAATGATACCCAACAAAATCATTACCAAAAAGGTAAATGAGACAGTTGCATATGGGAGAACCAGACTTCCACGAAGAGcagcaaaaaccaaaaaaaattataaagacctCTCAAATTCAGAATCAGAGGGTGAACAAGAATTTTCAtgttcatttaaagaaaaagttctaGTACAGGAGAAGATTCATTCCAGAAGCAAAACCGTGAAACTGCCAAAGAAACAGCAGAATTCCTTCACTGCCAAAACACAAGAGGATGtatcaaaagaatggaaaatcTCATCTGTCCTGAAAGATGCTGGAAGAGATAATAGTCTTGACCCATCTCCTATGTCTTTATCTGGGAGTCCATCATCTATAGAAGTAATGAGATGTGtagagaaaataacagaaaggGACTTTACTCAGGATTGTGACTGTGTAGCAGAATCATTATCACCTTATCCAAAGACTTCATCACCCGAATCCTTGAACAGTGGAGTTGGAGGTCCAATAAAGTCATCCAAAAACAGCGAGAAAAATTTACTGTGTACAAGAGAAAGTTCATCAATTGCACAATCATTCTTTTTGAAAAGTCATTCAGCATCTCCATTGTCCACGTCtagtgaagagagagagaaaacatggTATGGCGTGCCCAGTGACTCCACACGTATGTCAGGCTGTATACAACATCTTAGTTGCAAACGAATGTACACAGAAGACAGCCTAAATTATTCTGGTGAACTGGAAGAAGAAAGAGCAAACTTGCTTCCCAAAAAACTCTGTAAAAGCGAAGATGCAGATCATCACACCTACAAAGTGTCCAAAAGTATATCTCCATTATCAGCAAATGACTTTTCTATTCCTTTGGAGAACTGGGAAACTGAAATTTCAGATGTAGGGATGATGGTGTGCGAGCAGCTCAATACAGAATTTCAGAGGAAAGTTAATATCCGCCACAAAATGATGGATTATTTTACCAAACAGACTTGGAAAACAGTTCAACAGCATATAAAAGCAATCAACCAGAAGATTCAGGAGTACAGGATCAAAAAACTTGACAAATTCCAATTCATCATCATGGAGGAGCTagagaattttgaaaaagatTCACAATATTTAAAAGATTTGGAGAAGGAATTTGTGGACTTTCGGGAAAAGGTATTTCAGCAGTTCAGTGCCTATCAAAAAAGTGAACAGCAGAGACTTCACCTTTTAAAAGCTTCATTGGACAAGAATGTCTTCTACAGCACTGATtgtgaagaaaatattattaCATCTCAGATGGGTTtgatgaaagaaaacatgaaaatgctGCAAGACAGACTTCTTAAGGAAATGCAAGAAGAGGAGCTTCTCACTGTACGCAGAGGACTGAGGTCATTATTCGTGGCTCATGAGAGAAACAGTGATGTCTAG